The following proteins are co-located in the Solanum pennellii chromosome 1, SPENNV200 genome:
- the LOC107008184 gene encoding uncharacterized protein LOC107008184: MGTEVLRPQNCLIDRFREPQPAAAFHRRKNNGYYNNNGYRKPVVRTEKKKLNSKIQNQSEPSISRRSEESKPVQIPGRVTPVVDGGIVMGQVMILRRGESLDSLNPNIRKENKTTSSGKKKKQPASGSGDELTVYGTGRLGPEQPGMFPKNIRVGHTPTDVYAGSAFSNSPSPRSLPLPSFFNNMNNKKQVELTSFDDSASRDLRRLLRLE, translated from the coding sequence ATGGGAACAGAAGTTTTGCGGCCACAAAATTGTTTGATTGACAGGTTCAGGGAACCACAACCGGCGGCGGCGTTTCATCGTCGGAAAAATAATGGGTATTATAATAACAACGGTTACCGGAAACCGGTTGTTAGAACggagaaaaagaagttgaacaGCAAGATCCAGAACCAATCTGAGCCGTCGATTTCTAGGAGATCTGAGGAATCGAAACCGGTTCAGATCCCTGGGAGAGTTACACCGGTGGTAGACGGCGGAATCGTGATGGGTCAGGTAATGATTTTGAGAAGGGGAGAGTCGTTGGATTCTCTGAACCCTAATATCAGGAAAGAGAACAAAACGACATCGTCCggtaagaagaagaaacaaccGGCGAGTGGTAGCGGTGATGAATTGACAGTTTACGGTACCGGAAGATTAGGTCCGGAGCAACCCGGAATGTTCCCGAAAAATATCCGGGTCGGGCATACTCCGACCGACGTTTATGCCGGATCTGCTTTCTCGAATTCTCCATCGCCTCGATCTCTTCCTCTACCTTCTTTCTTCAACAACATGAACAACAAAAAGCAAGTAGAATTGACATCATTCGATGATTCAGCGTCGAGAGATTTACGGCGGTTGCTCCGACTGGAGTAA